The following coding sequences are from one Passer domesticus isolate bPasDom1 chromosome 11, bPasDom1.hap1, whole genome shotgun sequence window:
- the KPNA4 gene encoding importin subunit alpha-3 produces the protein MADNEKLDNQRLKNFKNKGRDLETMRRQRNEVVVELRKNKRDEHLLKRRNVPHEDICEDSDIDGDFRVQNTSLEAIVQNASSDNQGIQLSAVQAARKLLSSDRNPPIDDLIKSGILPILVHCLERDDNPSLQFEAAWALTNIASGTSEQTQAVVQSNAVPLFLRLLHSPHQNVCEQAVWALGNIIGDGPQCRDYVISLGVVKPLLSFISPSIPITFLRNVTWVMVNLCRHKDPPPPMETIQEILPALCVLIHHTDVNILVDTVWALSYLTDAGNEQIQMVIDSGIVPHLVPLLSHQEVKVQTAALRAVGNIVTGTDEQTQVVLNCEALSHFPALLTHPKEKINKEAVWFLSNITAGNQQQVQAVIDANLVPMIIHLLDKGDFGTQKEAAWAISNLTISGRKDQVAYLIQQNVIPPFCNLLTVKDAQVVQVVLDGLSNILKMAEEEAETIANLIEECGGLEKIEQLQNHENEDIYKLAYEIIDQFFSSDDIDEDPSLVPEAIQGGTFGFNSSANVPAEGFQF, from the exons ATGGCCGACAACGAGAAGCTGGACAACCAGCGGCTCAAGAACTTCAAGAACAAAGGCCGCGACCTGGAG ACTATGAGAAGACAAAGAAATGAAGTTGTCGTGGAGTTGAGAAAG aACAAAAGAGACGAGCATCTCCTAAAGAGAAGGAATGTTCCCCATGAAGATATCTGTGAGGATTCTGATATAGATGGGGACTTCAGAGTG CAAAACACTTCTTTGGAGGCAATAGTACAG AATGCTTCGAGTGACAACCAGGGTATTCAGCTAAGTGCTGTGCAGGCAGCAAG GAAGCTGCTGTCCAGTGACCGCAATCCACCCATTGACGACCTAATAAAATCAGGAATATTACCTATCTTAGTGCACTGTCTTGAAAGAGATGACAA TCCTTCCTTACAGTTTGAAGCTGCGTGGGCTCTGACAAACATTGCCTCTGGAACCTCGGAGCAAACCCAGGCTGTAGTTCAATCCA ATGCTGTGCCGCTTTTCCTGAGACTGCTGCATTCACCTCATCAAAATGTCTGTGAGCAAGCAGTGTGGGCTTTAGGAAATATCATAG GTGATGGACCCCAGTGTAGAGATTATGTCATTAGCCTTGGCGTGGTGAAGCCCCTGCTGTCCTTCATCAGCCCCTCCATCCCCATCACCTTCCTCAGGAACGTCACCTGGGTCATGGTCAACCTGTGCCGCCACAAGGACCCCCCTCCACCCATGGAGACCATCCAGGAG ATCCTGCCAGCGCTCTGCGTTTTAATTCACCACACGGATGTAAAT ATATTGGTAGATACAGTCTGGGCACTCTCCTATCTCACGGATGCTGGCAATGAGCAGATCCAGATGGTGATAGACTCTGGAATTGTCCCTCACCTGGTCCCTCTCCTCAGCCACCAGGAAGTCAAAGTCCAG ACGGCGGCGCTGAGAGCTGTGGGGAACATCGTCACCGGCACCGACGAGCAGACACAGGTGGTTCTCAACTGTGAGGCTCTCTCACACTTCCCAGCACTTCTCACACATcccaaagaaaaaattaataag GAAGCAGTGTGGTTCCTATCTAACATCACTGCAGGAAACCAGCAGCAAGTTCAGGCAGTAATAGATGCAAACCTTGTTCCAATGATAATCCATCTTCTAGATAAG ggggattttgggactCAGAAAGAAGCTGCTTGGGCAATAAGCAACTTAACAATCAGTGGGAGAAAAGACCAG GTGGCTTACTTAATTCAACAAAACGTAATTCCTCCCTTTTGCAACTTGCTGACAGTAAAAGATGCACAAGTTGTGCAAGTGGTTCTGGATGGACTAagtaatatattaaaaatggCTGAAGAGGAAGCAGAAACCATAGCCAATCTTATAGAAGAGTGTGGAG GCCTGGAGAAAATTGAACAGCTACAAAACCATGAAAATGAAGACATCTACAAACTGGCTTATGAGATCATTGACCAGTTCTTCTCCTCAGATGAT ATTGATGAAGATCCAAGCCTTGTTCCAGAAGCAATCCAAGGCGGAACATTTGGTTTCAATTCATCTGCCAACGTACCAGCAGAAGGGTTCCAGTTTTAG